A genomic region of Candidatus Eremiobacterota bacterium contains the following coding sequences:
- a CDS encoding ATP-binding protein, whose translation MRELVVISGKGGTGKTSITASFAALSRGSVFADCDVDAADLHLLLAPEIREREVFRSGFKPVIESDLCTECGRCRELCRFDAIDERFQIDHFDCEGCGVCADHCPAGAIRMEENECGEVFVSKTRFGTMVHARLGIAEENTGRLVTRVRKLAREHAEAEGASLIIADGSPGIGCPVIASITGARLALIVSEPTVSGLHDTSRVLGLLRHFNVPAAVVINKCDLNAAMSREIRFLCSVSSVPCLGEIPFDHSFTEALVNRKTLIEYCDGGTSGAIGGIWESAREMMGEN comes from the coding sequence ATGAGAGAGCTTGTGGTGATCAGCGGCAAGGGCGGCACAGGGAAGACAAGCATTACCGCCTCTTTTGCGGCCCTCTCCCGTGGCAGTGTTTTTGCCGATTGCGATGTTGATGCCGCTGACCTCCATCTTCTGCTCGCTCCCGAGATAAGGGAGCGCGAGGTCTTCAGAAGCGGCTTCAAGCCTGTCATAGAGAGCGATCTCTGCACAGAATGCGGCAGGTGCAGGGAGCTCTGCCGTTTTGATGCGATAGACGAACGCTTCCAGATTGACCATTTTGACTGCGAGGGGTGCGGCGTATGCGCCGACCACTGCCCCGCGGGAGCCATTCGAATGGAAGAAAATGAGTGCGGTGAAGTCTTTGTCTCGAAAACCCGCTTCGGGACAATGGTTCATGCCCGCCTTGGAATAGCCGAGGAGAACACGGGCCGTCTTGTGACACGCGTGAGAAAGCTCGCCAGGGAGCACGCCGAGGCTGAAGGGGCATCCCTGATTATCGCCGACGGGAGCCCCGGTATAGGGTGCCCTGTCATCGCTTCTATAACGGGAGCCAGGCTGGCCCTTATAGTGAGCGAGCCCACGGTTTCAGGGCTTCATGACACCTCGAGGGTGCTCGGGCTTCTGCGGCATTTCAATGTGCCGGCGGCGGTGGTGATAAACAAGTGCGACCTGAACGCCGCAATGTCCAGGGAGATAAGGTTCCTGTGCAGTGTGAGCAGTGTCCCGTGCCTTGGCGAGATCCCTTTTGACCATTCTTTCACGGAGGCCCTGGTCAACAGGAAGACTCTTATTGAATACTGTGATGGCGGCACTTCAGGAGCTATCGGGGGAATCTGGGAGAGCGCGCGGGAAATGATGGGAGAAAACTGA
- a CDS encoding ATP-binding protein, with protein MKISVASGKGGTGKTTVAVNLAYCAEEKVQLLDCDVEEPNCHLFLAPSIKERVPVTLEVPEIALEKCTYCGRCAKVCRFNAIAVLLKNAMVFPELCHGCGGCLLACPESAITLRKRAIGMVEKGMAGHIHFVHGRLEVGVALSPPLVKAVKREALQDAIVIFDAPPGTSCPMVATVKGTDFCILVTEPTPFGLHDLSIALETVRKIAVPAGVVINRAGRPYRELNEYLDKEHIEVLCEIPFERKYAESYSTGAVLAKAHPELKACFSGLLRKVAERCGKAALQGQMRGER; from the coding sequence GTGAAGATTTCCGTTGCAAGCGGCAAGGGAGGCACGGGCAAGACCACTGTGGCGGTCAACCTGGCTTACTGCGCAGAAGAAAAGGTGCAGCTTCTTGACTGCGATGTGGAAGAGCCGAACTGCCATCTTTTTCTCGCACCTTCGATAAAGGAAAGGGTGCCGGTCACCCTTGAGGTGCCGGAGATCGCCCTGGAAAAATGCACCTATTGCGGCAGGTGTGCAAAGGTGTGCCGGTTTAATGCAATCGCGGTGCTTCTTAAAAATGCCATGGTCTTCCCGGAGCTCTGCCATGGATGCGGCGGCTGTCTTCTCGCCTGCCCGGAATCGGCAATAACATTGAGAAAACGTGCTATCGGCATGGTGGAGAAGGGCATGGCGGGGCATATACACTTCGTTCACGGCAGGCTCGAAGTAGGCGTGGCCCTCTCGCCTCCTCTCGTGAAGGCTGTGAAAAGAGAAGCCCTCCAGGATGCTATCGTCATATTCGACGCTCCTCCCGGCACATCGTGCCCCATGGTGGCCACAGTGAAAGGCACTGATTTCTGTATCCTTGTCACTGAGCCTACGCCTTTCGGGCTCCATGATCTTTCCATAGCTCTCGAGACAGTGAGAAAGATCGCGGTCCCTGCAGGAGTCGTGATCAACAGGGCCGGCCGGCCGTACCGTGAGCTCAATGAGTATCTTGACAAAGAGCATATCGAAGTACTCTGTGAAATACCCTTTGAAAGGAAATACGCAGAGTCCTATTCCACCGGAGCAGTGCTCGCAAAGGCTCATCCCGAGTTAAAGGCCTGTTTCAGCGGCCTTCTCAGGAAAGTCGCAGAGCGTTGCGGGAAGGCGGCCCTTCAAGGGCAGATGCGGGGTGAGAGATGA
- a CDS encoding DUF5320 domain-containing protein — translation MPGGDGTGPLGQGPRSGGGFGFCYPGAGFGRGRGYGRRGGMHCGRWRMQYGDPTLLENELAFLKTEMEAIQARLGELKNVNQ, via the coding sequence ATGCCAGGTGGCGATGGAACAGGGCCTCTCGGGCAGGGCCCCCGCAGCGGGGGCGGCTTTGGCTTCTGCTATCCCGGCGCGGGCTTTGGGCGGGGCCGGGGCTATGGCAGGAGAGGGGGGATGCACTGCGGGCGCTGGAGGATGCAGTACGGCGACCCCACCCTTCTTGAGAATGAGCTCGCCTTTTTGAAGACCGAGATGGAAGCGATACAGGCAAGGCTCGGGGAGCTGAAAAACGTCAATCAGTGA
- a CDS encoding helix-turn-helix transcriptional regulator — protein sequence MKGSRRCRREGTGVCSCEMGNLYRFVEPIVLTSIARCGEAHGYSIAQKANELAVTHAGLDMGAVYRTLHRLELSSMVVSAWSTAGGGAARRIYRLTPRGERHIIEWAEVIDRTIGALSAVSAACRQVIVTEEGKRH from the coding sequence ATGAAAGGTAGCCGACGCTGCAGAAGAGAGGGTACAGGTGTATGCTCCTGCGAGATGGGCAATCTCTACCGCTTTGTGGAGCCAATCGTGCTCACATCGATTGCCAGGTGCGGCGAGGCTCATGGCTATTCCATAGCGCAGAAGGCGAATGAGCTCGCGGTGACCCATGCCGGGCTCGATATGGGCGCGGTTTACAGGACGCTGCACCGCCTTGAGCTGTCTTCCATGGTCGTTTCTGCATGGAGCACCGCAGGAGGAGGAGCGGCGCGGAGGATATACAGGCTTACCCCCCGGGGAGAGCGTCATATAATTGAGTGGGCCGAGGTGATAGACCGCACGATTGGAGCTCTCTCAGCGGTGAGCGCCGCCTGCCGCCAGGTCATTGTTACAGAAGAAGGAAAACGCCATTAA
- a CDS encoding TolC family protein: MRKTLNAALLVLFVALLTTLSHGQSVEERAGGELSLAPRHFEEYLKSSLPLPLTDALKKVIEGNYAIKAQQEEEGAARAGFDYAKSFGLPRVDLQLGYTVSDNPVNVFAFKLNQARFTMQDFDIQSLNDPASTTNFNAGLQVKYPLYTGGRVELAMDAAKENIKASRQATSETSRGMLSNMLQSYLAGALLIETIKVLDESLQVAEKQVKLARSFYDHGLVVKSDVLGAEVYFAMTLQERNRVFGKLQNLNEVLNRLMGIEEKRSYSLDYDFGMLPEVREDYAALEKMALEKRPDYIQVLHQRTAFAKMKSAEERSSQPEVGFYGLAQHNDRGFFVQGSGDMTAGIYASMPLFDGGQRKARVDEYRAKLKALDHRIEMLRLTIRGEVRESLTDYNTALANIRASEQQVSQAKENFRIVSNRYRAGLSTSLDVQQSETVERQAKLSRLSASHDIQAAFYRIQVATGAIIDGMGLSAK, encoded by the coding sequence ATGAGGAAAACACTCAACGCAGCCCTTCTCGTTCTCTTCGTGGCACTGCTTACCACACTTTCCCACGGCCAGTCCGTTGAGGAAAGGGCAGGCGGAGAATTGAGCCTGGCACCCCGGCATTTTGAGGAATACCTGAAAAGCTCATTACCGCTTCCGCTCACCGATGCCCTGAAGAAGGTAATTGAAGGCAACTATGCAATCAAGGCGCAGCAGGAAGAGGAAGGCGCGGCGCGGGCGGGCTTTGATTACGCAAAGAGCTTCGGCCTTCCCCGTGTTGACCTGCAGCTTGGCTATACCGTCTCCGACAACCCCGTGAACGTATTCGCCTTCAAGCTCAACCAGGCGCGCTTCACCATGCAGGATTTCGATATCCAGTCCCTCAACGACCCCGCCTCGACGACAAACTTCAACGCAGGCCTCCAGGTGAAATATCCTCTCTATACGGGAGGCAGAGTGGAGCTTGCCATGGACGCGGCGAAAGAGAACATCAAGGCGAGCAGGCAGGCGACAAGCGAGACCTCGAGAGGCATGCTTTCAAATATGCTCCAGTCATATCTCGCAGGCGCCCTTCTCATTGAAACCATCAAGGTGCTTGATGAAAGCCTCCAGGTGGCGGAAAAGCAGGTAAAGCTCGCCAGGAGCTTTTATGATCACGGGCTCGTGGTGAAAAGCGACGTGCTGGGCGCTGAAGTGTATTTTGCCATGACGCTCCAGGAGAGAAACCGTGTCTTCGGGAAACTGCAAAACCTCAACGAAGTGCTCAACAGGCTCATGGGGATAGAGGAGAAGCGCTCCTACTCCCTGGACTACGATTTCGGCATGCTCCCCGAGGTGAGAGAAGATTACGCCGCCCTGGAAAAAATGGCCCTGGAAAAGCGCCCCGACTATATCCAGGTCCTCCACCAGAGGACAGCTTTTGCAAAAATGAAGTCCGCCGAGGAGCGCTCATCGCAGCCCGAGGTAGGCTTTTACGGCCTTGCGCAGCACAATGACAGGGGCTTCTTCGTGCAGGGCTCCGGCGACATGACGGCAGGGATCTACGCCTCAATGCCGCTCTTTGACGGCGGCCAGAGAAAGGCCAGGGTGGACGAATACCGGGCGAAGCTCAAGGCCCTGGACCACAGGATTGAAATGCTCCGGCTCACCATAAGGGGGGAAGTGAGGGAAAGCCTCACCGACTACAATACCGCCCTTGCCAATATCAGGGCCTCGGAGCAGCAGGTCAGCCAGGCGAAGGAAAACTTCAGGATTGTCAGCAACCGTTACAGGGCAGGGCTTTCCACCTCCCTGGACGTGCAGCAGTCAGAGACTGTTGAAAGGCAGGCAAAGCTCTCCCGTCTTTCAGCTTCCCACGACATCCAGGCTGCTTTTTACCGAATACAGGTGGCCACGGGCGCAATAATCGACGGGATGGGCCTCAGTGCAAAATAA
- a CDS encoding efflux RND transporter periplasmic adaptor subunit, which translates to MIKRALLNKGLKLIAVMLMVIPFTASCGHREKAVEEKSARAEITVDTATVTEKKVPRGAEFPGTVTSEKTALIAPKVMALIEELTVNEGDLVEGGQLLVKLDGRDIEAKVMQAEAAVSQAEASSRRADAAVSQADASMNRAQAGIDEGNAAMIQAKANLELASKNLTRFKDLYREESIPLARLEEVQAQYSFAQSSLEQVKGKIAQAKAGKKEAMAGKAQAIAASGEAQAGKRQALTGVESAQIMLSYTSLSAPFSGVVTKKFSEAGTMASPGQPLLRIESLSYLELDVPVPEGRIKDIPLHRPINVFIDALNKKVPGVVKTYIPSGDAATHTFKVKIGLPGDKGILPGMYGRIMLADRNRAALLIPRSALVEKGKTTGVFKVAVDQSGEKAFFVPVEAGKTVQGEVEVLRGLAQGDPVVVNPPEDLKDGQALKTRKRGS; encoded by the coding sequence ATGATAAAGAGAGCCTTGCTGAATAAGGGACTGAAGCTCATTGCAGTGATGCTCATGGTCATCCCTTTCACTGCCTCCTGCGGCCACAGGGAAAAAGCCGTGGAGGAAAAATCGGCGAGGGCTGAAATCACCGTTGACACGGCCACGGTAACAGAGAAAAAAGTGCCCCGGGGCGCGGAATTTCCGGGAACCGTCACGTCTGAGAAAACTGCTCTCATCGCCCCCAAGGTGATGGCCCTGATAGAAGAGCTCACCGTCAATGAAGGCGACCTCGTGGAAGGGGGGCAGCTGCTGGTGAAGCTTGACGGGCGGGACATCGAGGCGAAAGTCATGCAGGCGGAAGCGGCAGTGAGCCAGGCTGAGGCTTCAAGCAGGCGGGCAGATGCGGCAGTGAGCCAGGCGGATGCCTCTATGAACAGGGCCCAGGCGGGCATTGATGAGGGCAATGCGGCAATGATCCAGGCAAAAGCAAACCTGGAGCTTGCCTCAAAGAACCTCACGCGCTTCAAGGATCTCTACCGCGAGGAATCAATTCCCTTAGCCCGGCTTGAAGAGGTACAGGCGCAATACTCTTTTGCCCAGAGCTCCCTTGAGCAGGTGAAAGGCAAGATCGCCCAGGCAAAGGCGGGAAAGAAAGAGGCCATGGCAGGAAAAGCCCAGGCCATTGCCGCTTCCGGCGAGGCTCAGGCAGGGAAACGGCAGGCTCTCACCGGCGTCGAATCGGCACAGATCATGCTCTCTTACACGTCCCTCAGCGCGCCCTTCAGCGGGGTGGTCACAAAGAAATTCAGCGAAGCCGGCACCATGGCCTCGCCGGGCCAGCCTCTGCTGAGAATTGAATCGCTCTCGTATCTGGAGCTCGATGTGCCGGTCCCCGAGGGCAGGATCAAGGATATCCCCCTTCACAGGCCAATCAATGTATTCATCGATGCCCTGAACAAGAAAGTGCCGGGCGTGGTGAAAACCTATATTCCCTCCGGCGACGCGGCAACCCATACCTTCAAGGTGAAAATCGGCCTGCCCGGGGATAAGGGAATTCTTCCCGGCATGTACGGCCGTATCATGCTCGCAGACAGGAACAGAGCGGCTCTCCTTATCCCGCGGAGCGCCCTTGTTGAAAAAGGAAAGACAACAGGTGTCTTCAAAGTGGCCGTTGACCAGAGCGGCGAGAAGGCCTTTTTTGTGCCTGTTGAGGCCGGGAAGACTGTCCAGGGTGAGGTGGAAGTGCTCCGCGGCCTCGCCCAGGGGGACCCGGTAGTGGTGAATCCGCCGGAGGACCTGAAAGATGGGCAGGCTCTGAAAACAAGGAAAAGAGGGAGCTGA
- a CDS encoding efflux RND transporter permease subunit: MAEHDDSSSPQPEAEPKAEAEPQPQGQRSSTYDMKNLNIGGRLTEFFIDSKLTILLIMVTMVFGILALFITPREENPQISVPSANVIIIYPGASAGEVEKVVSDPLERLLWKINGVEHVYSASMPGMAVVTVRFHVGQPLEDSMFKVYNQVYSNLEQSPKGVLHPLIKPVDIDEVPIVAFTLYSQSLSDYELRQEAQRIIGKLREVRGSSDAVIVGGQKRQITVEIDPVRIAASGIDLPQVVQALQVANQELPAGDVEREGRKYFVQAGQFFQDAKELETLIVGVNQESPVYLRDVAQVTDGPGERTTLTRISFGPAAESHEAHFMGEGQQPGTSFQMVTIALAKKKGQNAVIIANDLVKKMQSIASTALSPGVKWVVTRNDGERANDAVNELVHHLMWAIVIIIILSVVSLGLRDAAVIAVALILTLLATLGIGLLFGQTINRITLFALILALGLLVDDSIVVVENIHRHLSMTSCPRKNACVGAVNEISAPTIYATLAVMVSMIPMAFVTGMMGPYMAPIPFNVPVSMFISLLVAFKITPYLGSRWLKVHPHASSDDLKKGWFYRIYQKLITPFLSSPALRRLLYLALAIILLIMLSFPLLQWVKFRMLPKANTNTFLVTIDMPEGTVLGRTDELARKAAELILAQPEVKDVETFVGTGSIVDFNGLLRGTSFRNATHFADLRVNLIHKHYRKARSEDVVARLRPMLHNLRCQMDANIKLVEDPPGPPVRSTLVAELFGSYGPEQRRLAGTIEDEFRKVKEVVDVDSTVKVTPGKYVVRADKVKAHLAGIPFQQIVQTLSGMMQGYPVTTLHLCNEEEQVPVVLRYPLQDRLAIDDLKKVTLTSMKGGKVPLSELITISREKVDATIYHKNLRPVTYVFGEMGKRSSVYAMIDLLMWQSRQKLPRGYDLEWEGEWDLTLKVFRDLGIAMGIAVLLIYFIMVSRFKSFKEPLVIMGAVPLTMLGILPGFAILGASGIYFSATGMIGVIALSGIVVRNSIILIEFIADQKEAGLTMEEAIVEAGSVRARPIVLTAAAAMSGMFVIAADPVWSGLAWAIIFGVVASTSLSLGVIPLLYYSVKAGDWKKA; this comes from the coding sequence ATGGCTGAACATGATGATTCATCTTCCCCGCAGCCCGAAGCAGAGCCAAAAGCTGAAGCAGAGCCGCAGCCCCAGGGGCAGCGCTCCTCCACCTATGATATGAAGAACCTGAATATCGGAGGCAGGCTCACTGAGTTCTTCATCGACTCCAAGCTTACCATTCTTCTCATCATGGTCACCATGGTCTTCGGGATACTTGCTCTCTTTATCACGCCCCGCGAGGAAAATCCACAGATCAGCGTCCCCTCCGCCAACGTCATCATCATATACCCCGGCGCCTCAGCAGGCGAGGTGGAAAAGGTTGTCTCCGATCCTCTCGAGAGGCTTCTCTGGAAAATCAACGGCGTGGAGCATGTGTATTCTGCCTCCATGCCCGGAATGGCTGTAGTGACCGTGCGCTTTCACGTGGGCCAGCCCCTTGAAGACAGCATGTTCAAGGTTTACAACCAGGTTTACAGCAACCTGGAGCAGAGCCCCAAGGGGGTCCTTCACCCCCTTATCAAGCCTGTGGACATCGACGAGGTGCCCATCGTTGCCTTCACTCTCTATTCTCAAAGCCTCTCGGACTATGAGCTTCGCCAGGAAGCCCAGAGAATCATAGGAAAGCTCCGCGAGGTCCGGGGAAGCAGCGACGCCGTCATCGTGGGAGGGCAGAAGCGGCAGATTACTGTCGAAATTGATCCCGTGAGAATTGCCGCCTCGGGCATAGATCTCCCCCAGGTGGTGCAGGCCCTCCAGGTGGCTAACCAGGAGCTTCCCGCAGGGGACGTGGAGAGAGAGGGGAGAAAGTATTTTGTCCAGGCAGGGCAGTTCTTTCAGGACGCGAAGGAGCTGGAAACCCTTATTGTGGGGGTAAACCAGGAGAGCCCCGTATATCTTCGTGACGTGGCGCAGGTCACTGACGGGCCGGGAGAGCGCACCACTCTCACCCGCATCTCCTTCGGCCCGGCCGCGGAGAGCCATGAGGCTCACTTCATGGGGGAAGGGCAGCAGCCCGGTACCTCCTTCCAGATGGTGACCATCGCGCTGGCAAAGAAGAAAGGCCAGAATGCCGTCATTATTGCCAATGACCTCGTGAAGAAGATGCAAAGCATCGCCTCCACGGCCCTTTCTCCCGGGGTAAAATGGGTTGTCACGAGAAATGACGGGGAACGGGCCAATGATGCCGTAAACGAGCTTGTGCACCACCTCATGTGGGCCATTGTGATAATCATCATTCTTTCGGTAGTGAGCCTGGGGCTGCGTGATGCCGCTGTCATCGCCGTGGCGCTGATCCTCACGCTTCTCGCCACGCTGGGAATAGGCCTCCTCTTCGGGCAGACCATCAACAGGATAACCCTCTTCGCCCTTATCCTGGCCCTGGGGCTCCTTGTGGACGACTCAATCGTGGTGGTGGAGAACATTCACCGCCACCTCTCGATGACCTCCTGCCCGAGGAAAAATGCATGCGTAGGCGCGGTGAATGAGATCAGCGCGCCCACCATCTATGCCACCCTTGCCGTCATGGTCTCCATGATCCCGATGGCCTTCGTGACAGGAATGATGGGGCCCTATATGGCGCCGATTCCTTTTAATGTGCCCGTGTCCATGTTCATCTCGCTGCTGGTGGCCTTCAAGATCACGCCCTACCTCGGGTCGCGGTGGCTCAAGGTCCATCCCCATGCGAGCAGTGACGATCTGAAAAAGGGCTGGTTTTACAGAATTTACCAGAAGCTCATCACTCCCTTCCTCTCCTCCCCGGCGCTGCGGCGGCTGCTCTACCTGGCCCTGGCTATAATCCTGCTCATCATGCTCTCCTTCCCGCTGCTGCAGTGGGTGAAATTCAGGATGCTTCCCAAGGCCAATACCAACACTTTCCTGGTGACCATTGACATGCCCGAGGGAACGGTCCTGGGCAGAACCGATGAGCTGGCCCGCAAGGCCGCGGAGCTGATCCTGGCGCAGCCGGAAGTGAAGGATGTGGAAACCTTTGTGGGGACCGGCTCCATCGTGGACTTCAACGGCCTGCTCAGAGGAACAAGCTTCAGAAACGCCACCCACTTTGCCGACCTGCGTGTCAACCTGATTCACAAGCATTACCGGAAAGCCAGAAGCGAGGACGTGGTGGCCAGGCTCCGCCCCATGCTCCATAACCTCAGGTGCCAGATGGATGCCAATATAAAGCTCGTTGAGGATCCACCGGGCCCTCCGGTACGGTCAACTCTGGTGGCAGAGCTCTTCGGATCCTATGGGCCTGAGCAGAGGCGCCTCGCAGGGACCATCGAAGATGAGTTCAGAAAAGTGAAGGAAGTAGTCGATGTTGATTCAACGGTAAAAGTAACCCCGGGGAAATACGTGGTCAGGGCTGATAAGGTAAAAGCCCATCTCGCAGGCATCCCCTTCCAGCAGATCGTGCAGACCCTTTCAGGAATGATGCAGGGATACCCCGTCACCACGCTCCATCTCTGCAACGAGGAGGAGCAGGTTCCCGTGGTGCTCCGCTATCCCCTCCAGGACCGCCTTGCCATAGATGACCTTAAAAAAGTGACGCTCACTTCGATGAAGGGGGGGAAAGTGCCTCTCTCGGAGCTGATCACCATCAGCAGGGAAAAAGTAGACGCCACTATCTATCACAAGAACCTGCGCCCCGTGACCTACGTGTTCGGGGAGATGGGAAAGCGCAGCAGCGTCTATGCCATGATCGATCTTCTCATGTGGCAGTCCCGGCAGAAGCTGCCGCGGGGCTATGACCTGGAATGGGAGGGAGAATGGGATCTGACCCTCAAGGTGTTCCGCGACCTTGGCATCGCCATGGGAATCGCGGTGCTCCTTATCTATTTCATCATGGTAAGCCGCTTCAAAAGCTTCAAGGAGCCCCTCGTCATCATGGGAGCCGTGCCGCTCACCATGCTGGGCATCCTTCCGGGTTTTGCCATTCTCGGCGCTTCCGGCATCTATTTTTCCGCCACGGGGATGATTGGCGTCATTGCCCTCTCAGGGATCGTGGTGCGGAACTCCATAATACTCATTGAGTTTATCGCCGATCAGAAGGAAGCGGGCCTTACCATGGAGGAGGCAATCGTGGAGGCAGGCTCAGTGAGGGCGCGGCCTATCGTGCTCACTGCCGCCGCGGCAATGAGCGGCATGTTTGTCATCGCTGCCGACCCGGTGTGGAGCGGCCTCGCGTGGGCAATCATCTTCGGCGTGGTGGCCAGCACGTCGCTCTCGCTGGGCGTCATTCCGCTTCTCTATTACTCAGTCAAGGCCGGCGACTGGAAAAAGGCTTAA
- a CDS encoding NAAT family transporter — MEDMAFYVKAFITFFVLVNPLEGIPIFLDATQKISPALRRAIALRASVAVTIIMLVSLFLGKAMLNVFGISIGAFQVGGGIILFLIAVKMTLGSSDKSFVKGPGGEVGMDFAIVPLAIPLLAGPGAINGAVLYGTRTHSLVELGILSVIIGAVGLATYGSIRAAVPLVKYLKETGISIATRVMGLIISAIAVEMIGHGIGAMFSINVI, encoded by the coding sequence ATGGAAGATATGGCATTTTATGTGAAAGCCTTTATCACCTTTTTCGTGCTTGTGAACCCGCTCGAGGGAATTCCGATCTTTCTCGACGCGACTCAGAAAATAAGCCCGGCTCTCCGCCGGGCAATTGCGCTGCGCGCATCGGTGGCGGTGACGATCATCATGCTTGTCTCGCTTTTCCTCGGCAAGGCGATGCTGAATGTCTTCGGGATAAGCATCGGCGCCTTCCAGGTGGGCGGGGGCATCATACTCTTCCTGATAGCCGTCAAGATGACCCTTGGCTCTTCTGACAAGTCATTTGTCAAGGGGCCCGGCGGCGAAGTCGGCATGGACTTCGCGATTGTCCCTCTGGCCATTCCCCTCCTCGCGGGACCCGGGGCCATTAATGGCGCCGTGCTCTACGGGACGCGGACCCATTCACTGGTTGAGCTGGGCATTCTCTCGGTGATAATTGGAGCGGTCGGCCTGGCCACCTATGGGTCAATCCGGGCAGCCGTGCCTCTCGTGAAATATCTGAAGGAAACAGGGATAAGCATTGCAACGCGCGTGATGGGGCTCATCATCTCTGCTATAGCCGTAGAGATGATAGGCCATGGGATCGGCGCGATGTTCAGCATCAATGTTATTTGA
- a CDS encoding IPT/TIG domain-containing protein, with product MRKGALVLILLAWITLVAGVALAGGGGANCDPTRPPSFPKDPPPACGAPSGHVPAPPRKASEGEPFTRTYQLVKGWNIVSFPFSRVLELKGFKRMLLSYGGGSYYLLDGQNNPSEVNPRLGYLVYADAPGVATARGIPNNANIRAVSFECGWNLCGCPKEKNIPWNMLGAVIGTSMHLAGDVAALPGDEGNYWLSARVYRFNKGLLSEDIRTAGTALIPGQGTWVFVWHPLNLTVMPGKQSGARLDRVTPSSVSPGQTVTLEGSGLGSDVAGLFLAGVPIKGDYILSWSPTRIMFRVPSYAMSGSLLVCMNRTPSNKLSLTVSEDQGPGAGGTLSGKIQDGNKRPLKGALVMLSNGLSAYSKDDGTFLIGHIPAGEWTLDASLTGHRAAHGKVSLGENASKAFLITLTAYGEVVPQASESSGAAAGRTSSEEKIVSEKANLDVVVSAYYYGNTRWWVYRVYVKEWGNGNYYWHNTWYNDAGDTYYELKCPGARMGKTYTVYAEWRSKENSKILTNSWQRKIYKQYQKENFDSPM from the coding sequence ATGAGAAAAGGGGCACTGGTTCTGATTCTGCTCGCATGGATCACCCTGGTCGCAGGGGTAGCACTGGCCGGGGGGGGAGGCGCAAACTGTGACCCCACGAGGCCCCCTTCCTTTCCGAAGGATCCTCCTCCCGCATGCGGGGCCCCGTCGGGGCATGTCCCGGCGCCTCCAAGGAAGGCTTCGGAAGGCGAGCCCTTCACCAGGACCTACCAGCTGGTAAAAGGATGGAATATCGTATCTTTCCCTTTTTCCCGGGTGCTCGAGCTCAAGGGGTTCAAGAGGATGCTGCTGTCTTACGGGGGAGGCTCCTATTATCTGCTGGACGGCCAGAATAATCCCTCCGAGGTGAACCCGAGACTGGGCTACCTGGTCTATGCTGATGCCCCGGGAGTCGCCACCGCGAGGGGAATTCCAAACAATGCGAATATCCGTGCCGTCTCCTTCGAATGCGGGTGGAATCTCTGCGGGTGCCCCAAGGAAAAAAACATTCCCTGGAATATGCTCGGTGCCGTCATAGGCACTTCGATGCATCTGGCGGGCGACGTGGCGGCTCTACCCGGTGACGAGGGGAATTACTGGCTCTCGGCGAGAGTCTACCGCTTCAACAAGGGTCTCCTCTCCGAGGATATCAGGACTGCCGGCACCGCCCTTATACCGGGGCAGGGCACGTGGGTTTTTGTGTGGCACCCTCTCAACCTCACGGTGATGCCGGGTAAACAGAGCGGCGCCCGCCTGGACCGCGTGACGCCCTCTTCGGTCTCTCCGGGCCAGACCGTTACCCTCGAGGGGAGCGGCTTAGGCAGTGACGTGGCGGGGCTTTTTCTCGCGGGCGTCCCGATAAAGGGTGACTATATCCTCTCATGGAGCCCCACAAGAATTATGTTCCGCGTGCCTTCCTATGCAATGTCGGGAAGCCTGCTGGTCTGCATGAACAGGACGCCCAGCAACAAGCTCTCCCTTACCGTGAGCGAAGATCAGGGGCCGGGAGCGGGCGGCACGCTCTCGGGTAAAATACAGGACGGAAACAAGAGGCCCTTGAAGGGAGCCCTCGTGATGCTCTCGAACGGCCTTTCGGCCTATTCGAAGGATGACGGGACTTTTCTTATCGGGCATATTCCCGCCGGTGAGTGGACTCTCGACGCGAGCCTCACAGGCCACCGGGCGGCCCATGGAAAGGTGAGCCTCGGCGAGAACGCCTCGAAAGCGTTTCTCATCACCCTTACTGCATATGGAGAAGTAGTTCCCCAGGCATCGGAGTCTTCGGGTGCCGCGGCGGGCAGGACCAGCAGCGAGGAGAAGATCGTGAGCGAGAAAGCCAATCTTGATGTGGTAGTGAGCGCTTACTATTACGGCAACACGCGGTGGTGGGTCTACCGGGTTTACGTGAAAGAATGGGGGAATGGCAATTATTACTGGCATAACACCTGGTACAACGACGCGGGAGATACTTATTACGAGCTCAAGTGCCCCGGTGCCCGGATGGGCAAGACCTATACCGTCTATGCTGAGTGGCGCTCGAAAGAGAACTCCAAGATTCTGACCAACTCATGGCAGAGGAAAATCTACAAGCAGTATCAGAAGGAGAACTTCGACTCGCCCATGTGA